The genomic interval AGTTCGGCCACTCCTCCCCACGGTCCGCGGCGCGGTCGTCCGCTGCGGGCCGGCCGTGTCTCGTCGGCCGGGCGTCGTCGCCGCTCGTTTCGCTGCGGTCGGCGTCGCGGCCCCGGCTCGCCGGCCATCCGGTCGGCGGCCCTCGCCGCTCTTCGCGTCGCCGCCTAACCAGGCGTTGCAGCGGACCGGCAGCGTGTGCGGCTTTACAGTGCTCTCCCGGTTCCAGCTGCGTCGTCGCTCTGGCCGGCCGCTGAACGCTTCTTCGTTAGGCCGCGGCAGCATTGCTGTGTCTCCCAGGAACTGCAACAATGAGTCGGCGTAGCAGAGCCAAATTGGTGACGAAGAGCTCGGACATCGGCAGCCGGATCCTCAACTCTGCTCAGCTGAACGCTAGTTCTGCTGTCCCACGTTTCCTAGCTGGCCGCGAAGCACTAGAGTCCGCTCCTGCTCCAGCGGCCAAAAAGAAGAAAAAGCGTATCAAGCTGAAGCCGTTCGCCTGCGACGTTTGCGGCGAAGTTTTCAGCCTTAAAGCTATGGATAGGCACAGGAGGCGTGTCCATTTCATACCAACGCCACAACAGTCTGCTATGGTGAAATGCCCGCACTGCCGGAAAGCCGTGAGGCAGTGCAATCTGCGAAAGCACATGGAAAAAATGCATCCTCAATCTTGAAGGCCAGCTCGCCGGCGTGCGGCCTAACTCGGCGTTGCAGCGGACCGGCAGTGTGTGCGGGTTTACAGTGCTCCCCCCGGGTCCAGCTGCGTCGTCGCTCTGGCCGGCCGCTGAACGCTTCTTCGTTAGGCCGCACCAAACCGGGCGGTTGGGCTCCGCTCCTCCGCACGCTGGCGGGCGTCGCCGCCGGCCGCTGCTCGGCGTGCTCGCCGCTCGGTTCGCTGCGTCGGCCGCCGCGGCTCCAGCTCGCCGGTGCTCTCGTGCAGCCGGGCCCGTGGCACATCCGCCGCGTGCGGCCTAACCAGGCAATGCAGCGGACCGGGGGTGTGCGCGGGTTTACGGTGCTCGCCCGGATCCGGGCCGCCGTTGTGGTTGCCCGGCCGCTGATTGCTTCTTCGTTAGGCCGCACCAGTGGAGTGGAAATGCACTGCGCTATGCCGCAATCACCAAGTGCCGTCTCTTCTTCTCTGGTGCGTTTCACATCAGCTGCGTGGAGCGATCCTCGACTCTGCTACACCGGAGAAGAGTGATTCCAGTCCCTTCTGCACGCGTTGAGCGAGGTCCGGCGTTGCGGCAATATCACCTGCTGAGAGATTCGCGGGGAACGCCGGGAGCTGGACCGATCGATCGCCAAGTAGTACAACCCCCATCGTGCGGAGTACCTCGCGAAGTGCCGCGTCCGCGTGATGCGCGCCGGCGCGAGCGTTGATGACCAACACGGGCTTATCGGTCGCGGCGGGCACGCTCACGAGCCACTCCAGCGTGTTCTTTATATGGGCGCTGATCCCGTGTGCGTACTCCGGGCTTGCGAGCAGCAGGCCGTCGCATGCTGCGACCCACTCTCGGCAAGATGTAACGGTGCGCGGCGGGTCCGCCTCCAGGTCGGGATTGAAGAGCGGCAGCCGGGCCGGTAGGTCGGAGGTCTCCAGCTCGGCGTACTCCGGGAAGAGAGTTCGCGTCGCTTTGAGAACGCGCGCATGAACAGAATTGGCACGCAGGCTGCCGCACAGACCGGCAATTCGGACTTCCGGGCGAGTACGTGGCACAGGACGCCTCGACTGTACCGCCGCGAGGGACGTCTCTTCTATCAGGTCCGCGGGGCCGTTAGGGACGCTCCTGCCATGTGAAAGCCGCGGACCGTCACATCCTCAAGCGTTCCGGCGCTCCAGTGCGCGGCGCGGTCGTTTCTCGCGGGCCCCCGCGTGCGGCCTAACCAGGCGTTGCAGCGAACCGGCAGTGCTCGCAGGTTTACACTGCTCCTCCGGTTCTAGCTGCGTCGTCGCTCTGGCCGGCCGCTGAACGCTTCTTCGTTGGGCGGCCATTTCTCCAACTCGTTCCACAATCCGCCTGATCTCCTCCATCATCGCGACCGTGGCCTGCCTCGCGTTGCTGGCTTCGCTCTTGGTGCTCCTGCTTGCCCCACATCCGCTCATGGCACTGCCTGTCGTCATCTTCGGCGTCGGTGGGCTCGGTGCTGCGGCGGTGGCGTACTCCGCCAGTCGCGCTCCCGCCGCCTAACGCTTCTCCGTTGGGCCGCACCCAAAGCGGGCTTGTGCTGCTGCGCACATCCGCCGTCTCGCCAAGCCGCGGACCGTCGCGGGTTTCGGCGTCCCGGCCCCACGGTCCGCGGCGCGGCGGCCTCGTGCGGTGCAGCTCCGCCGCTCATCCGGTCGCCCTCCCCGCCGCCTTCCACGCTCGCCGCGTGTGGTCCTACCGGTCGTCGGCCGTGCCCGCGGCGACCTGCAACACCGCCGCCGCCTGCGGCTGGGTCCTCCCCACGTCTTCGACCGCCGTGGGCCCCCGCGACCGCGAAACCATGGATCCGCCGTCCGTGAGCCTCCGAGCCTCGGACATCCCGCTCCGGCGGCTGGGAAGTCGAGAAGCGTTGGGCTGGACGCGGCCCTTGAGGTCGTTGGGCGGTGCTCTCGGGACGTTCAGGACCGCGACGCGGCCGCGGGTGTTGCGAGGCCGGTCCGGTCGCTCAGGGCTTCGAGGCGTCGCTGCCTCGGCCCTCGATCACGCCGACGACGCCGTTCTCCTGCGAGGACCGGTGCAGCGCGCCCTGCTCGTGCATCGCGGGGAGATCGGTGTGCTGGCGCTCGAACTGCATCGCGGCCATCTTGTCGAAGAGGCTCGGCACCGCTTTGGCCAGTGCCGTGTTGAGGTGGGCCATCGCGCCGACCTTCTGGACGTCGGTGGGGGAGGTCGCGGCTTCGAGGATGGCGTGAGCGACCTTCGTCGCCTCGATCATCGGGGTCGGCAGCTTCGCCTCTTGGTCGCGGAGGTTCCGGGCGTGCTGGGGGTAGGGCGTGTCCACGGCCGTGGGCTGGACGAGCGTGACCTTCACGCTGGCCTTCTCCACCTCTTCGAGCTCGATGCGGAAGGCGTCGTTGATGCCCTTGACCGCGTGCTTGCTCGCGGAGTAGACGCCCTGCATCGGGATGGTCGCGTCGGAGACCTCGCTGCCGACGTTGATGAGGGCTCCGCCTTGCACCTTCAGGTGCGGGATCGCCGCCTGGCAGCCGTTGAAGACGCCCCAGACGTTGGTGTCGAAGAGGCGCCTGGCGTCGTCGAGCGGAGTCTCCTCCATCGTGCCGTAGATGCTGACGCCGGCGTTGTTGACCCAGGTGTCGATGCGGCCGAAGCGGTCGATCGCGGTTTGCGCCGCGGCGTCGACCTGCGCCCGGTCGGCGACGTCGCAGGTGGCGGTGGCGACGCGGCCTAGCGCGTCGGCCTCGGCTTCGAGCCGGCGGGCGATCTCGGCGAGGGCGTCGCCGCTGCGGGCGACCAGCACGACCGAGGCCCCGGCGCGCACGGCGGCCTCCGCGGTGGCCAGGCCGATGCCGCTGGAGGCGCCGGTGACGACGAGGACCTGCTCTTGGAGCGGCTTCAAGAAGATCGACACGGCGGTTCCTTTCGGTGGGTGAAGAGGCGATGCCCCCCCCAACGCTGCCCCGGATCCGTAGCGCCGCCCGGCCGCCGCGTCCAGCCCGGGACGCCGCGGATCCCGCGCTCCCGGGGGGCGGCGAACGGCCCCGTCGGCGGCGCGGTCGGTAGCCTCCGAGGCGGATGAGCCCGCCGCCCAACGTCCTGCTGCTCTACGTCGACCAGCTGCGGTGGGACGCCCTGGGGTGCGCCGGCAACCCCGACGTGCTCACGCCCAACCTGGACGCGCTCGCGGCGCGGGGCACCCGCTTCACGCACCACTTCGTGCAGAATCCGGTGTGCATGCCCTCGCGGCTGTCGATGCTCACCGGCCGCTACCCCGCCAACCTCGGAATCACGGAGATGGCGGTGCCGGTCCCGCCGGGCACCGAGACGGTCGCGACGCGTTTCGCGGCGGCGGGGTACCGCACCGCCAACATCGGCAAGCTGCACTTCCTCCCGCACAGCAACCGGGACCACCGCGAGCCGCACCCGTCGTACGGCTTCCACCACCTGGAGATCAGCGACGAGCCGGGCCCCTACGACGACGCCTACCGCGCCTTCGTGCGGCGTGTTGCACCAAAGCACCTGCCGGCGGTGTCGCTCCACGTCGACCCGCCGGCGGCCCGCGTGCACCGGGAGGTGACCGGCCGGGACGACGGCATCCCGCACCCCAGAGCCTGGAGCCCTTGGACCACGGCGGCGGCGTCGGTCCCGTGGGACCTCACGCACACCGCCTTCGTCGGCCGCCGCGTGCGCGACTTCCTCGGGAACCAGGCGGCCGGCGGAACGCCCTTCTTCTGCGTCGCGGGCTTCTACAGCCCGCACTCGCCGCTGGTCGCGCCGCAGCGCTTCCTGGACCTCTACGACCCCAAGTCACTCACGCCGCTGCCCGAGCCCGACGACCGCGCCGGGCTCGACGACCCGGAGCACCGGCGGCAGGCGCTGCACGGCTACTACGCGATGATCAGCGAGGTCGATCACTGGGTCGGCGAGATCCTCAGCGAGCTGGCGCGGGCGGGCCACGCGGAGGACACCGTCGTCGCCTTCACGGGCGACCACGGCGAGTCCCTCGGCGACTTCGGCCGCTGGGGCAAGTCCTTCCCCGGGGAGGACTGCGTCTCGCGGGTGCCGCTGCTGGTGGCGAGCCCCGGGCAGCGGCCGGGTGTGTGCGACGCGCTCGTGGAGGCGGTCGACCTGGTGCCGACGCTGTGCGAGCTCTGCGGCGTGGTGCCCTCGCCGGACCTCGACGGGGCGAGCCTCCGGGCGGCGATCGACGCGCCGGCAGCTTTCGCGGGCAAGGGCGAGGTGCTGATGGAGGGCAGCCTGCGCAAGCCCGCGTGGCGCTCGATCCGCACGCGGACGCATCGCTACGTGCTCGACGCGGCGGGCGAGGAGATCGTCCACGAGCTGGCCGAGCCCTTCGGTGAGAGCCGCAACGCGGCGGGCGAGATCGACCCGGCGGTGCTTGCGGAGCTGCGGCACCGGCTGGCGACGCGTGTGATCGCGTCGCACCGCGGGAGCCCGGCGGTGTGGCCGTATTGAGCCGCGGTCCGGCGGGTCGCGGTGGAGGTTCAGCCGCGGGCGATCTCGATTGCGGCGGCGTCGAAGGCGGCGGCGCCGATCGCGCCGCCGGCACGGCTGCCCCGGTGGACGGCGGCGACGGACCACCCGGCCGCGAGCCGCAGCGGGGCCGTCGCCTCGCCCGGGGCGGCGTCGACCGGGACCAGCACGCGGCGGTCGCCCGCGAGGGCGTGCTCGATCGAGCCCAGGCGCGGGTGACGGGCGGAGGCGACGCGGCTCGTGTCGCCAGCGTCGCCCAGCCGGTGCCGGGTGAGCACGAGGTTGCCGTCGGGCTCGGCGGCGAGCACCTCGGCGCGGTCGCCCGCGGCGGAGAGCTCCAGCTCCCAGCGGGCGGAGGAGGCGTGGGGAACGCCCCCCGGGCAACTCGGTGCGGAGGCCCCCGCCCACCGGCCGCGGGAACCGCCGGTGCAGGTGGACGCCGAAGACGCGACCCAGGTCGTTCACGTGCGCGTCGTCGATGGCGACGAGCACGCGAACCCCCGCCCGCGCCCGCTGCTCCAGCTCGCGGGCGAGAGGCGCCCGCATCGCGGTGAGGCCGGTGGCCGAGGGCACGATCCGCAGCGGCAGGTCCGGGATTGGGCCGCTGCTCGCGGCGTAGACGACGTCGAGCCCCGCCTGCCGGGCGAGCACCCATGCATCGCAGGCGGCGGCCCGGGGATCTTGCTCCGGCTTAAGGGTCACCGCCGCTTCGGCTCGCCGCGCCGGAAGCCGCCCGAAGGGCATCCCCGCCGCCGCCTCCGCCACCTCGCCCAGCGCCGCCAGGGCCGGCTTCTCCGAGCCGTCCCCGCGGACCAGGCCCAGCTTCCGTTCATCCGCCACCCACCCGCACGGCGGGTGCGTAAGCGCGTCCTGGTCGGAGGCGTACCACCACATCGCGGCCCGGCCGCCGTGCTGCCAGAGGCTCCAGGCCGACGCGCGGAGGAAGTCGGCCGAGCGTTCGTCATCGCACACGGTCGGGCCCATGCTGCCGATCTCCTCGGCGGAGCACGGTCTGCCGGAGAGGTCGGCGTGCAGCCGGGTCTCGCAGGCGGCGTGGGCGATCGGCCGCAGCGTGTCGGTGGGGTCGTTCCCGGCGTGGTCCACCCAGAAGGCGTGCGGGTGCGTGGTCAAGACGTCGATCCGCTCGCCCTGGTCGTCGATCCGCCAGCTGGCCAGGCCGGCCGCGTCGTCGCGGTCCACCTCCACCCTCAGCGTGTGCACGCCCAACACCAGCGGGCGGGTGGGATCGGCCGCCTTGCTCGTCCCGGCGAGCAGGGCGGTCCACGCGTAGGCGGCTTCCCGCGAGAGGGTCTTGCCGTGCTCGTTGCACTCGTTGCCCAGGTCCCGGGCGGCGATGGCCCCGGCGTGCTTCGTGCGCCCGATGATCCCGCGGCACAGGCGGACCTGCCGCTGCATCGACAGCAGGCTGGTGATCGGGCCGAGGTGCGCCAGGCCCGGCGGGGCGAAGCGTCGGCCGCTCACGTGCCCGGTCACCAGGCCGACGGAGAGCTTCAGCCCCCGCTCGCCGGCGAGCCCGCAGAAGCGGTCGAAGCGCCGAAGCATCGCCGGGTCGAGCTCCTCGCGGTTGGGCAGGGGCGAGCCGTCGGCGATCGTGTCGCCGAAGGGCTCGCCGCGGCCGCTGTCGAGCCGATGGATCGGCTGGAAGTCCGACCACAGCGGAAACACGCGCAGCAGCGTGACGCTCGCGGCCGCGAGCGTTTGTGGATCGGCCGCGACCACGTCTTCGCGCCGGTCGCTCAACACGGCCTCTCCCGCGGGCGACGCCCAGTGGTCCGCGCACCGCCAGCCCGCCGGCGGGCAGCAGCGTCTCGACGGCTTGCTCGATCTCGTCCATCCCGAATGGGATGCCGCGTCCGCGTGAACGCCGCAGACGCCCGCGGACCGTGGGCGTCGGGAGGCGAAACCGCCGACGGTCCGCGGGATCGGGTCCTTGGGCTCCGCGGTCAGTCCGCGCTCAGGTCGAGCTCGTCACGCCGGATCCCGTAGACGAAGCCCGGCCCGTCGCCCATGTACAGGAGGTCCCAGCGGCCGTCGCCGTCGGCGTCGCGGGGTGCCACGGCGAAGCCGTGGGTCTCCACGCGGGTGACCCCGCCGTCCGCCCAGCGGATCCGGCGGGCAGGCTCGAACACGGGCTCGGCGGCGGTGCCGGCGTTGCGGATCCAGAAGGCGGAGCTGCTCTTGAGTCCCTCGGTGGTCGCCTGGTCCACCGGGTCGGGGTTGTAGACCTGCACGTTCTTGGCCACGGTGCCGAAGAGCACGTCCCACACGCCGTCGTCGTCCATGTCGGTGACGGCGAAGGCGGTCCGCCCGGACATGCCCGCCGAGCCGGAGGTGCGGACGGGGCGGCCGTCCTGGTAGTTCATCGGGATCTCCCGCTCGATCTCGGTGGAGCCGGTGCGTGTCGGCACGCCGGCGACCAGGTTCTGCTCGGCGTTCAGGTAGAGCAGCACCGGCCGGTCGTCGCCGGCCACGCCGCAGGCGCCGGGCACGCCGGCGGGGCGGTGACGCCACGACACCGGCAGCTTCGCGTCGGAGCCGGCGCGGGTGAAAACGGCCTCGGAGGTGACGGCGGGGTCGCCGGGGTCGGTCCGCTTCAGCAGCCGGAAGGTCGCGGTGTTGTCGTTGCCGATGAGGTCCAGCGTGCCGTCGGCGTCCCAGTCGAACAGCTCGGGCTGCGTGTAGCCCCAGCCTCTCTCCTGCGGGCCTTGGAGGTTCTGCTCGCCGACGTAGCGGCGGTCGTGGCCGGAGGAGTCCTTCAGCGTGCGGGCGCCTCGGAAGACCATCGGATCGTCGGTGCCCGGGAACAGCAGGTAGTAGCCGGCGCCGTCGCCGGTGACCAGGTCCGGGGTGCCGTCGCCGTCCCAGTCGCCGACGGCGGGGATGGCGAGCGTCGCCGCGCCCACCACGCCGCCGACGTTCTCGAGGACGCCGAGCCGGCGGAAGGCCCCGACCTCTTCGCCGCCGAGGGCGACGGCTCGTCCCGCCGAGCCCGAGCCCACCACGACCTCCTTGGTGCCGTCGCCGTCGAGGTCCTGCACACCGACGATGTAGGGGATGATGATGTCGCGGGCGTCCGCCTCGCTCGCCAGAAGATTCTGCGCTGCGCCCAGGTGCAGCGAGCCCTCCGGCGTCCCGGTGAGCACGGGCAGCGCGAGCGCCTCGGACACCGCGGAGAAGAGCAGAACGTGGCGGGTGCCGTCGCGCTCGATCATCGCCGGCACCATCCGCTGGCTGAAGTTGCGCCACTGCACCGGGTAGTCGTCGCGGCCGAGGTAGACCGGCTGCCGCGGACCGAGCACCAGATCGCCGTTGGAGGCACGCGATCCGCGGGCCCACTGCAGGGCGTAGTTGACGCGGGTGCCCAGCCACTGGCCGTCGACGCCGTAGCCGCGGAAGCCGGGGGTGTTCTGCGTGTCGGTGTGCGGCCCGACGTTGGTCTGCGGCTGGATCGTCCACGGCGGCGAGCCGTCGGGCCAGTACATCCGCTTCTGGGCGCGGTCGACCTGGCGGCCGATCAGCAGGTCGGTCACGCCGTCGCCGTCGGCGTCGCCGAGGAAGAAGTCGCTGTGCAGCGCAAGGTCGCGGAGCGCTGCAGCGCGCTCGCCGGGCTCCACCCGCTCGGCCGGCCCGGCGGTGCGGGTCTCGTCGCCGCCGGCGGCCGGCGCGGCGAGCCCGATCGGCCGCGGCTTGGCGAACATCGTCCGCTCGCCCGTGGCCGAGACCTCGCCGACGTGCTCGAGCCGCTGGAGGTGGTAGAGGTCGAAGCCGCCTGCCTCACGCGGCACCGCCTGGTACCGGCCGTTCGCGAAGCCGTGGTCGCTGTGGCCGCCGTCGTAAAGGGGGAGGCCCGAGGTCGGCGCGGGCGAGGCCTCCGCCCGCGTCGCCGCGTCCACCGGCCGGTACGCCATCGAAGCCGCGGGGATCCACTCCGAGCTTCCGAGCACGAGCAGCTCCGGCGCCTCGCCCTCCCCGCGGGGGATCAGCGAGAGGCCCGCCCACTGCACCGGCAGCGGCTGCGTCGCGTCGGGAGCGAGGCGGACGTGCGTGAAGTCGCGGTAGGGGTGCGTCTGCGCCGGCGGCACGTCCTCGTAGGCGATGCCCGCGAAGAGGCCGTTCCAGTCGGTGGCGATGCGCGTCTCGCCGAAGGTCGCGGCGAAGCCGGCGGCGTTGCCGGTGTCGATGCGGACGGTGTTCGATGCCCCGTCGTAGTCCGCCTCGATGACGCCGTCGGGGCGGCTCGGCACGGACGCCGGCGCCGCATTGCCCGCCGGCCAGGCCCAGACCTCCATGCGGTCGAGGCCTTCGGCCGAGGGGCGGGTGACCAGCCGGGCGGCGATGGTGATCGGTCCGGTTGCCGAGACCCCCGCCTCGCCGAGCTTCACGTCCGCCCGCTCCTCGCCGAGGCTCACCAGCAGCGTGTTGCCG from Phycisphaera mikurensis NBRC 102666 carries:
- a CDS encoding NADPH-dependent FMN reductase: MPRTRPEVRIAGLCGSLRANSVHARVLKATRTLFPEYAELETSDLPARLPLFNPDLEADPPRTVTSCREWVAACDGLLLASPEYAHGISAHIKNTLEWLVSVPAATDKPVLVINARAGAHHADAALREVLRTMGVVLLGDRSVQLPAFPANLSAGDIAATPDLAQRVQKGLESLFSGVAESRIAPRS
- a CDS encoding SDR family oxidoreductase — encoded protein: MSIFLKPLQEQVLVVTGASSGIGLATAEAAVRAGASVVLVARSGDALAEIARRLEAEADALGRVATATCDVADRAQVDAAAQTAIDRFGRIDTWVNNAGVSIYGTMEETPLDDARRLFDTNVWGVFNGCQAAIPHLKVQGGALINVGSEVSDATIPMQGVYSASKHAVKGINDAFRIELEEVEKASVKVTLVQPTAVDTPYPQHARNLRDQEAKLPTPMIEATKVAHAILEAATSPTDVQKVGAMAHLNTALAKAVPSLFDKMAAMQFERQHTDLPAMHEQGALHRSSQENGVVGVIEGRGSDASKP
- a CDS encoding sulfatase family protein; amino-acid sequence: MSPPPNVLLLYVDQLRWDALGCAGNPDVLTPNLDALAARGTRFTHHFVQNPVCMPSRLSMLTGRYPANLGITEMAVPVPPGTETVATRFAAAGYRTANIGKLHFLPHSNRDHREPHPSYGFHHLEISDEPGPYDDAYRAFVRRVAPKHLPAVSLHVDPPAARVHREVTGRDDGIPHPRAWSPWTTAAASVPWDLTHTAFVGRRVRDFLGNQAAGGTPFFCVAGFYSPHSPLVAPQRFLDLYDPKSLTPLPEPDDRAGLDDPEHRRQALHGYYAMISEVDHWVGEILSELARAGHAEDTVVAFTGDHGESLGDFGRWGKSFPGEDCVSRVPLLVASPGQRPGVCDALVEAVDLVPTLCELCGVVPSPDLDGASLRAAIDAPAAFAGKGEVLMEGSLRKPAWRSIRTRTHRYVLDAAGEEIVHELAEPFGESRNAAGEIDPAVLAELRHRLATRVIASHRGSPAVWPY
- a CDS encoding FG-GAP repeat domain-containing protein, which gives rise to MTRSTARSLPTAAVFAAAFASAGPAAAEALAADPMVGNAGSLKAELPSPGFLGAWGGKGMAYAGGGGLTGAGWAARNVAVKVDFERAGEYFFRTTVGRSGLGGGSDHASIGLFTKDASVNNRPLKVGFSSGNTLLVSLGEERADVKLGEAGVSATGPITIAARLVTRPSAEGLDRMEVWAWPAGNAAPASVPSRPDGVIEADYDGASNTVRIDTGNAAGFAATFGETRIATDWNGLFAGIAYEDVPPAQTHPYRDFTHVRLAPDATQPLPVQWAGLSLIPRGEGEAPELLVLGSSEWIPAASMAYRPVDAATRAEASPAPTSGLPLYDGGHSDHGFANGRYQAVPREAGGFDLYHLQRLEHVGEVSATGERTMFAKPRPIGLAAPAAGGDETRTAGPAERVEPGERAAALRDLALHSDFFLGDADGDGVTDLLIGRQVDRAQKRMYWPDGSPPWTIQPQTNVGPHTDTQNTPGFRGYGVDGQWLGTRVNYALQWARGSRASNGDLVLGPRQPVYLGRDDYPVQWRNFSQRMVPAMIERDGTRHVLLFSAVSEALALPVLTGTPEGSLHLGAAQNLLASEADARDIIIPYIVGVQDLDGDGTKEVVVGSGSAGRAVALGGEEVGAFRRLGVLENVGGVVGAATLAIPAVGDWDGDGTPDLVTGDGAGYYLLFPGTDDPMVFRGARTLKDSSGHDRRYVGEQNLQGPQERGWGYTQPELFDWDADGTLDLIGNDNTATFRLLKRTDPGDPAVTSEAVFTRAGSDAKLPVSWRHRPAGVPGACGVAGDDRPVLLYLNAEQNLVAGVPTRTGSTEIEREIPMNYQDGRPVRTSGSAGMSGRTAFAVTDMDDDGVWDVLFGTVAKNVQVYNPDPVDQATTEGLKSSSAFWIRNAGTAAEPVFEPARRIRWADGGVTRVETHGFAVAPRDADGDGRWDLLYMGDGPGFVYGIRRDELDLSAD